gtaatcgAATGAGAggatccgtaagagaaccagagtaatcaACATAGCTCAGCGAGTTgcgacgctgaagtggcaatacgTAGAACCCAGTTCGAAATAACAtatgatagacgttggggtcccaaggtgttggaatggtgACCTAGCACCGGAAAGCGCCGCGTTGACAAACTTTCCACTAAGGAGGATTGACGGCATCAAACATGGAATTGAAGCGACTCAAGCGGCCAAGACTGTGGTGTGTGGAATTCGTTatgcctacaagagacctattgtACATAGGcggtctgtcggttgatgacgatgaccATATCTTAATAGAAATATTGAGAAATAGAATACCTAATCAAGTATAGTACGCCGATAGATACAGGTCCAGATGGTAATCGGGATATAAGGcgagaggacgccccgcacacccgcatgtcactcgagctatcccgcaccgggttagcgcgagggctgcgcggggcgtccccacaccgattgccatcttgacctgtcgcgtactataaggtAAGCACCAAGAACATGTACAAAGGCAAACCCTTAGGGATAACATCCACATAAGTATGAACAAACACACTCAGCCTTGTCGATAAGtcaatattaggtatacttcGCGCCTAGTCATCTTTAAGTATCTAGTATTAGcgtgtttgtactttgtataCTGAAGAGTGACGGTACCTATGTTTATGTAATAGAAAATTGCTATTTTCTtcttaaaataaaagcaaatattaaactaaaaatatcATCACCACCATCATGACCAGTCGTGTGGTATTTTCAGGAATAATTGTCACTGGCAGTCAGCTGGTCTGTGCTATTCTGGGTATCATCATCTATTATGatcgccggcccattactgagcacgggtctcttctcagaatgagcaaGATTTAGGCCGtatccgccacgctggccaagtgtggattagcagactgACTTTACGcatcttcgagaacattatgaagaactctcaggcatgcgggtttcttcacgatgttttccttcacagttaaagcaagtaatatttaattgcttaaaatgcacgtggcacctaactccgaaaagttcgtACTGCGTGCCCAGGATTAAACCCCGGACCCCCAACTAGGAGGCCGatttcttaaccactaggttgtCACCACTTACAGACTCTAATGTtcctaatttttatatttagttagCGAAGCAGTAAGTGGGCTACTGCGATCACACCTGGGCAAATTAAAAAACCgcctaagtgcgagtcagactcgcacaccgagggttccgtactacaatcgtattttttcgacattttgcacgaaaaataaaacctttgatgcataaaagtaaataaaaatctgttttaaaatctaCATATAAAGTACCCTTCAATATGATATCAAACTTGGTagctacttatatttattttactttgaaagttgcaaatactaattatttgttcatgaacacattttaatttttttttgtgatatgtaactacaaatttacggctttcggattttttcccttacgtgtgctataagaactacctacctgccaaatggcacgattctaggtcaacgggaagtaccctataggtttcttgacagacagacaacaaagggatcctataagggttccgtttttccgtttgaggtatggaaaccctaaaaatatataaatcaagAATTTATATGACCCTGCCAGGAATTAAACCTGGGGCATGCATGATATTGTGTTATTCCAATGTACCctattcagtaggtaggtatattatatcacTCTGAataactatacttacctacacacCCCTTTGACTACGATCTATCTTAAGATACGATGCTATGCAGTCCACAAATGCCTATTGCATTGTAATAATGCAACGCAGCTTgcattcattattttaatctcAGCAATAGAGAATTAATTTGTTTACAaactatctgtctatctgttcaGTTTTCATGTCTCAACCGCTAAAACcgatagctccgaaaagttagaggcgtgtgcctgggatcgaacccccggcctccgattaaaaggcggacgtcctgaccactaggctCACAACTTTTTACtacttatttacctaataaaaaatagtatgataagctaataaataataggtatacaCGAGTGGCATCATAGTTAGAGGGTTAAAAAGGTGATCTGTGGTAAAAACCAACGATATTTCTATGGTAAAACTCAAAGTTGATAGAATGTAAATTGCCTTATTAGCACGGCTCCGTAAAAAGAATGTTGGTAGGTAAATAGCCGTATTATAGGCTAGCACGCGTGGTTGTAAAAATAATACTCACAATCTTACAAGTTGacgatatattatatagaagttAAATTAACTACCAAAAAAAGCgttataagtaaataaacttgttggtttgtcattccaTCATGTCGCcctggagcaacggatcggcatgatttttgtatggatatatgtagttaaaaatctggagagtgacatctaGGCTACAAGGCTAACAGGGCACAAGGTTCagaaaaccgataaacgttggggtcccaaggcgctggaatggcgacctcgcaccggaaggcgtagcgttggaagacctcccactaggaagtccctacaagagacctatgtccagcagtagacgtctatcggttgatgataatcaTGGCGTTTATTGTCGAAAACGaatgctcaatgctcattataaCTTgcgaaatacctacctacttgcttcGCGGTTCAGGCACCTGTTGCAGTGGAGATTTCAACATGGTTTATAATATGGTCAGTTTAAGCCGTGGTTTAACCATACCACTGGTTTACTGGTATGACGAATAGGTGCTTAGGTTTTCAGTGTTGACATGATAATAATGTTCGTTAAGTGTTAACTAATATGGGcttcataggtacctactacctaccttagctcagagtcgctcagcgagcgatggagttTTTGTAagttacctaatacctacttattaaaaactttggccccacgtagctttagttttaagtacgtacctaatcaactattaataaacttaaatctaaaaaaaaaacaacattaaattaaaactaaaataaattaaattaaatctaaaacctcgtcgagaccaccgcagcgaggcattgtacgcaagatgctggcagcattacccctttggatggccaaactaattctttgaccaaggtagctgccagctctcgggtccccggttgactcgataactcttttcgcaatttcttcaattaattataattaattaattaattataattaattaatttaattaattatcatcttacaaattaacaataagTTTGACTATCAGTAAGCGTATatatgttacctattctgaataaatactttgactttgaatttaaCTTTCAGGCACGGCGAGCAATGGCGCAAATTTCGCTCAAAGGTTCAACGGCCGATCCTGCAGCCGCAAACAGTGAAGAAGTACGTAACACCCATCGAGCTGGTGACGGAAGACTTCATCAGATACATGGAGAACGCGAGGGACGAGGTCGGTGACCTGCCGCACGAGTTCGACAACGATATCCATCGGTGGTCCCTCGAGTGTaagtcaccatcatcatcattagtagagtctggctaacgaaaggaGAGAATGAAAAACcgcggcaaattaaaaaaaaccggccgagtgagggttccgtaatacaatcgtattttatcgacattttgcatgataaatcaaaaactattatacctaaaaataaataaaaatctgttttagaatgtacaagtgaagccctttcatatgataccccacttgatattgttatcttacttcgaaaattgaaaatactaattattagtttatgaccacaattttttttttgtgtgatgtgaccataaattcacggttttcagatttttcccctaaagccagctataagacccacctacctgccaaatttcatgattctcggtcaacgggaagtacctacctaccctgtaggtttcttgactgacagacagacagacagacagacaacaaagtgatcctataagggttctgtttttccttatgaggtacggaactctaaaaatatcagtatggcagccccaaattagtatgacagacctgaCATAACCTAATTTGATTCTTTAGAATTCCTTATTTTTATTACCGTTATTCTTGTTCTATATTGATTTCTGTTTAGTCTTTAGTCCCgcatggaatggtgccaagaatactggctgcatttccgcgctggacagccaggctgatccatcGCGCAAAAATGagtcagcccttctgtcaccagatgaggctattgaTCGCATGGCGGTGAATTTAACTTGATGTCTTATTGACTAGTGTTTTTTTTCTTCCTAGGTATCGGTCGCGTGGCGCTTGACGTCCGGCTCGGCTGCCTGTCCCCCCAGACTAGCAGCAACTCGGAGCCGCAACGCATCATCGACGCGGCAAAGTTCGCGCTGCGGAACGTCGCCGTGCTCGAGCTGAAGGCGCCTTACTGGCGGTACTTCCCCACGCCGCTGTGGACCAAATACGTCAACAATATGAACTTCTTTGTCGAGTAAGTTGAGGATTTTGTTGTTCAACAGTCCGGCTCGGTTGCCTGTCCTCCCGAAACTAGCAGCAACTCGGAGCCGCTATGGATCAAAGTGGATATGAACTTCTTTGTCGAGTAAGTTGAGCATTCTgttcagaaaataatgtacatcgaccattagaatgacatttcagctttgtagagcgttggctctgtcactcatatgacgcttcgtcggtctcaacgacagagacaatgctctacaaatccgctatctccttctaaaggtcgatgtacattactttctgcttttGCTACACCTATTATAGACATTAGGCAGCAAAGAAACACGGATTAGGAACGATAATATCCTAGGGAtgcgtattagaaacgaggaagcaaatcgctttgtACATGTCCATGGAATGTTGACTAACTAGGAATGCAAACCTAACTTGGTCTCATGGTTCGATGAATGTTGAAAATATTGATTgtactgaaaatattacaacgAGGGCACTTCTCATTAGACACTCTGTGTCGTACTGTGGGTTTTATCATTATTCTTGTTGTCACCTGTGTGGTTTCTGTTGTTTGAGGTTATAGTACTAGGTTGTGGTGTGccaggttagctggttggtctgggaccggtatggggatggaggagccggtgTAGGTAGGGACCTAGGTAGGGTCAGTCAGCGTTGTCTAGTCTCATTGGAGACGTTGATGTCAATGACTCATAATTAGTTGCTATGGTTATtgttgagggtagtctgtgtTGTATCTCGTAGTGCAAGAATATCATCGTTAGTGCGCCCACgtaggctcggttaatctaatacgttgtaatcctgacttatccgtcttaatcatcatcatcatcattatcttatTAAGGCAGACCTATCCCACCTATCTTGGCGTGACTATCGATGCAAGTCTGTCCTTCGCGCAGCATGCGTTGGCGATCGGGGAGCGCGCGGCGAGATGCTTCGGGAAGATGTCGCGTGTGTCGACTTCATCCTGGGGCATCCGTTATCCTGCGCTGCGCATCCTGTACCGTGGAACATTCGTAGCGACGATAACGTATGCTGCAGCGTGCTGGGCGGGGAGGGCGGCGCTTCACGTCGTGCGGTCGACGCTCATCAAGGCGCAGAGGTCTTCCCTCATCTTACTCACAAAAGCGTATCGCTCCGCCAGCTCCGCTGCGCTAGCGGTGCTCGCGGGTGTGTTGCCGGCCGACCTGGAATTGATCCGTGTTGGGAGAATCGAAGAGGTGCGCCAGTCCGTGCCCAAGAAGGAGTTGAGCAGACGCAAGCGGGATATCGGGTCGGATGTAATTGCGATGTGGCAGGAGCGGTGGTCTGCGGAGATTTGGGGTGACGAATTGCGACGCTTTTTCCCAGACGTATCCGGCAGGCTCGGGGCTACCTGGGTCGCGCCGGACTACGAGACCTCACAGATCCTCATCGGACACGGCTGTTTCCGGGCGCGCCTGCATAGGATGACGTTGTGCGAGAGCCCGGCAtgcgagtgcggctttggcgacgaggataggcaccatgtgctgtgggagtgtcccctatatgaggacttgcgagtgacgatgttggatgggatcgtacgcggggaagcggggccggtcttctacacggaccttgtctcatcggcggggaactacaaccggctacgggaattcgcgcaccattggcataagaggcgaagcagctcggagcgtgcaggtgccaggccggcaccacggaggagcagcagcggagatcacagctgtgttagtgacgtctagcccccaaggggggagagtgagcataagggacaaggaaaagacaaaataatttgtagggagtgaagaaggcgccccggaaaaatgccaagagcaagtaccgaacgggcgccctcccgcgattcggcccatataaccgagaggttggtggggccatgggaggtggagggttgtcccagaCCTATCCCaacatatacttacttaaattattgTTGCAGATTATGCTCACGCTACATCAACGAAGCACTGGAGCGTTTGAAGACCAAGAAAGTCACGTCAGAGAACGATCTCTCCTTGCTCGAGCGAGTTCTGCAGAGCGAGGGCGACCCGAAGATTGCGACTATCATGGCCCTAGACCTTATTCTTGTGGGAATTGATACGGTTAGTAAATAGtagcttttataataatactagttgatgcccgcgacttcgtacgcgtggattaaggtttttaaaaatcccgtgggaactctttgattttccgggataaaaagtagcctatgtcactctctaggtctttaagtatacccatacaaaaaattacgtcaatccgttgctctgttgtgacgtgattgaaggacaaaccaacaaacaaacaaacacactttcatatgtataataagggtactgatataataatatgggtactgattcaaaatccatacttccaaactaatattataaatgcgaaggtgtgtctgtctgtctgtctgtctgctagcttttcacagcccatccgttcaatcgattttgatgaaatgttgtacagagatagcctgcatcccggtgaaggacttttatatatttagataagacaACCAAAATTCAATTTTCAGATATCAATGGCAGTCTGCTCAATTTTATACCAAGCGGCGACAAGGCTGGAGCAACAGGACAAAATGGCGGAGGAAATAAAAAGGGTCCTCCCCGATCCCAGCAAACCCTTGACCTATTCCGACTTGGAAAAACTTCATTATACCAAAGCATTTGTCAGGGAAGTTTTTAGGTTAGTAGTTCGAGGTTATTGACTTTATTAGGGAAAGTATAATAtagtattactagatgatgcccgcgacttcgtccgcgtggatttaggtttttaagaatcccgcgggaactctttgattttctgggataaaacgATAAAATTACTCTTTCATCtaatagcctatatccttccccgggatgcaagctatctttgtacctaccaaatttcttcaaaatcggttgaatggatgggccgtgaaaggctagcagacagacagatggacagacagacagatacacagacactctttcgcatttataatattagtatggattagtatggatgataatTTGTATACTAATTCAAAAACAATCTCCattacctacatcataatataattatataattcttCTTCATAACACTCTTGGCAATACAGCCGTGGTTATCACGAAGTGACGTCATTAAGGGCAGATGCAATTCACCTGACGAGCATTCGCGTCTTCTTCCAAATGGCCAATAATTGACTTATAACTAAGCAAATTTTTCAGAATGTACTCAACAGTCATCGGTAATGGCAGAACTCTTCAAGAAGATGACGTCATCTGTGGATATCACATTCCAAAAGGAGTAAGTAGCCAAGACCTTTTGGGTTTTCAGTCCCTACTTTTATTCATTCCTAAGTCCTAATTCTCATTTTGAAACTTAATTAAAACTCAATAGTCACCCATTGCTTTATTGTCATACCTTCTTGGACAAGTTTTTCTCTTAGTTGGAGATGAAATGCGAAGTCTTGGCTACAATTCTTCGGAAGATCTTCGAGACAAACGTGGCGTAGCAATCCCGGACGCCCGTAAGGGCGTGGGAGAAACATGTCCGAGTCAAGGCCTCCTGCATGTGTTCTCAATCGCCTGACGTGAATGCGCCGGGGTCCTTGGATTGGCCATTTAGGCCTACGAGCGTTCTTCCTCAGTGAGGATAAGTGAGTCGAGAGCGGTCCTCACGCCGTCGTGGCCCAGCCCTGCCGGGTGGAACCCGCTTGTGGGAAGCCCAGCAAGACGATCGACGTGTGCGGAGGACACGCTCCAGGTCATCTATTTATGGGCGTTTTCTTCTTCCCGTCTGGCATCCTCCGGAGGCGGGGCCTCACCGGTTCTTCGAGACAACGTTTGATAGCTCCAAAATGTGTGGCGATTGCTTAATAGTAGCGTCATCTCGTGGCTTTAGGTGGAGACCTCCATCATTTAATTAAAAGGAAATCTATTTGTAGAGGTTCATtattcaattgttttttttcaGGTACAAGTGGTATTCCCCACTATCGTGACAGGGAATATGGAGCAGTTCGTCTCCAACCCTGATGAATTCAGGCCGGAGCGGTGGCTGGAGAACAATGGCAGGCTGCACTCTTTCGCATCTCTGCCTTACGGCTTTGGAGCGAGGATCTGCTTGGGACGGAGATTCGCTGATCTGGAGATACAAGTTCTTTTGGCTAAGGTATGGAAACAATTTTGCCTCAAGAGACCGCTTCTCTCTGCTGATAGCCTGGTGTACTGACGCAGAAGACTCCAATCACAAAGATAAGTAGACGAATTTTGCGCCTTGTCTCGCATAAACCTCATAAGGTATACGGAACACTGAGTTTTTTATCTTGGCAACTTTGCCAATACGACAGCTTGCTGTGGTCAAGAATTCGCATATCTGGTAAAGCCCTCTGGTTAATATGGAGAAGTTCCTCTCCAACCCTGATGAGTTCAGGCCGCCTGAACTCCTTCGCATCTCTGCCTTACGCTTTGGAGCAAGCGCAAGGATCTGCTTGGGACAGAAATTCACTGATCTCAAGATATACAAATTCTTTTGGCTAAGGTATGAACACAATTTTGCCTCACCTATATCCTCATGCAGTGGACTCCTCATCATATAGAGAAGGAGACGAAGTTTTtttgacgtaggtatatttGCCCTGGTCATGAGTTTGTGAAGATATAGTATACATTACGGATCACTGAAATTGGCATACCTGTCCTACCT
This portion of the Maniola hyperantus chromosome 22, iAphHyp1.2, whole genome shotgun sequence genome encodes:
- the Cyp301a1 gene encoding probable cytochrome P450 301a1, mitochondrial, whose protein sequence is MGRSLRSLTAYSRPFKLTNTRQATTGCPFSKRQRSQIAPTAALNEEIFANAKPYSEVPGPKPIPLLGNTWRMVPIIGQFDISEFAKVTKLFLERYGRIVRLGGLIGRPDLLFVYDADEIERMYRREGPTPFRPAMPCLVKYKSEVRKDFFGELPGVVGVHGEQWRKFRSKVQRPILQPQTVKKYVTPIELVTEDFIRYMENARDEVGDLPHEFDNDIHRWSLECIGRVALDVRLGCLSPQTSSNSEPQRIIDAAKFALRNVAVLELKAPYWRYFPTPLWTKYVNNMNFFVELCSRYINEALERLKTKKVTSENDLSLLERVLQSEGDPKIATIMALDLILVGIDTISMAVCSILYQAATRLEQQDKMAEEIKRVLPDPSKPLTYSDLEKLHYTKAFVREVFRMYSTVIGNGRTLQEDDVICGYHIPKGVQVVFPTIVTGNMEQFVSNPDEFRPERWLENNGRLHSFASLPYGFGARICLGRRFADLEIQVLLAKLLRRYRLEYHHAPLEYAVTFMYAPDGPLRLRMLER